In Sorghum bicolor cultivar BTx623 chromosome 8, Sorghum_bicolor_NCBIv3, whole genome shotgun sequence, one genomic interval encodes:
- the LOC8070375 gene encoding uncharacterized protein LOC8070375 isoform X1, protein MASDDGDKDVLLLVHQAPLDMEEGPAPRLAHLLPPLHRAPPPPPPPPFRSPPPPQAAASAEHRLSFRGWLGIPRHWEDWVAKLRPLHARLWRHLGIHDAVLASTLRFKRDASAVLHLASFWCPATATFAFPWGEATVTLQDVAALAGCPAVGAPAPAPLPPQWRPDEAALNGVRLGFNRSACKKAHHSAWVKHFLTADDNADPVFEHAAFLALWLTRFVLPGHPESTMRQAVFPIAVRLARGERVALAPAVLASIYRDLREIKAFLGAAGAAATAGDADMLSSLSVYSPLHILQLWMWERFPALRPTKVNPLMAGDPLAARWHDLSRKLNPAQIRNALNAGYNFVWQPYVSSMEHTGWVHSSDLAGNDELTSLAHFLHPCELVGMDCIEQYLPHRVARQFGLDQDVPGDVRRASQDWVFAWQTYQLEGKNVAFFIPHSEPGITARYAQWWREQLLPSHIDAAAASAPVEWKPSKRKVKKTPAAMEAEAEKERRMKKARVSPTTDKKRKLEELYDTKLSDWLPTARNEISDTTSDMGSEEALLPNVGTTNDDIVLLTPRKQTTTAPVTALMDNDMTLALGERGNFMVDEPPDIPSEPEAGVPATLEEEIVKIPVVTSLDIPDKPEEGATAVMEEQKEATSVSDRSVEVSAPVIEEVEEKVAIEGAICVTGMNPSGNNTTFVMEADERNTVPKEFGRAAEEATEAVPQSQHEVDAGVMNNSHDAVALPEEAAPVQSTDDSAGCPVVSHIMEDSNVAGDSGKNDYESTSCDFVKEQKEIPCVEEIAGENSRMGEKEREETSHESPQLEIVECVQDIVLVETECDVEQKIVHPAVEDVATSNSMSPALLGVPEPENAELNKHSYLANKDAEDIPIEVAQGEEAELGQISTSAKGGAEEHEEFSEVDHMGIADAQLHLHLDSEVPEKIDEVELKEVDGTMRLTRRDSDKKLGDVPEVGYAENENIRGLVVNTSDRKPSEVSQAEPAKMEDSKDFTEEDTDKSENVPGLECTGLVETHGDLMKEGTNNKFENVPELENTGLGGTHGPIEDTDGRFKEIHDVNSELEKCNVHESDIDRSEDTMQIDPLTQDEARWLAKEETEDNTTEVQEVKSEHLRNEAPIQEDTKEKSCADSMDLSENVVDRSKEVDKLKQLEEEGCQVLMEKDMENTSDAFVLEQTEDGHRKSLIETSINNHNEITLVEQLDGQSERLTRTGTEEIHGETIKAQEKEFYKDVAEDSNDSTNDKDVIEDSNNSINAEVPCSSATVQLKEDKMEVIHEGKIEEPCVQDVELINQREPSSDATAMEFEAVALEQDSRIIRKNMEATTVEGSHMLDSGLNSELDNVDETHAAREIKNQEILDVDTQVAMDEKQDLQAVTGNDKMNISEDTGRSVCGEYQINSTGTEDVKSIKGLQNQESLDQKEQLAREERLNLGTTTENNRMNILEDADVLVCGQYQNGPTHTKVKPTKEIQNQELLNDKEDQVMDGRVECEVTDGSGVSYEEACKLGGDGVNTSGVAVDVSDPVLNKEGCNTEELQAREDKQHHGVGHTNEKRILEDTSMIDTGELKSDSTVMEVSMAGLREGTLNQCAASLEKSQEEAVQEKHDQGVVDENTNGGSADIDALECEGVNPDVAMKMFHETILTTEAVNVAGSKISSENRQKEATFEEPSITEVEGSESNESARKEPEGALPQEPGNLVKIKQESLENGTEMSIFSENDKASEKHQTSAEFIIAPSSMDEQGDNDIGWPDESAKGCEKLTSDSINTVRSIKFGKPSSEEVKRTQSTRSMYLKDIKESLGRIRAEPSNRVHTTSVGYHSRHTVQDPISSCKEIKVPLRDSARDFGRDRALELVATSPQEETPRWRQEQYALQILEDVQNSRLAEKSRMEMEVRVLKAQISSMERQVMNLDHISDVKSRSSLNQQMLHLHKPSF, encoded by the exons atgGCCTCCGACGACGGCGACAAGGACGTCCTCCTCCTGGTCCACCAGGCTCCCCTCGACATGGAGGAGGGGCCAGCGCCCCGCCTGGCGCACCTCCTCCCCCCTCTCCACCGCGCGCCTCCCCCGCCCCCGCCTCCCCCCTTCCGCTCGCCGCCCCCGCCGCAGGCCGCAGCTTCCGCCGAGCACCGCCTCTCCTTCCGCGGCTGGCTCGGCATCCCCCGCCACTGGGAAGACTGGGTCGCCAAGCTCCGCCCACTCCACGCCCGCCTCTGGCGCCACCTCGGCATCCACGACGCCGTCCTCGCGTCCACCCTCCGCTTCAAGCGCGACGCCTCCGCCGTCCTCCACCTCGCCTCCTTCTGGTGCCCCGCCACCGCCACCTTCGCCTTCCCTTGGGGTGAGGCCACCGTCACACTCCAGGACGTCGCCGCCCTCGCCGGCTGCCCCGCCGTCGGCGCCCCGGCGCCGGCCCCGCTCCCGCCCCAGTGGCGCCCCGACGAGGCCGCGCTCAATGGCGTCCGCCTCGGCTTCAACCGCAGCGCCTGCAAGAAGGCGCACCACTCCGCCTGGGTCAAGCACTTCCTCACCGCCGACGACAACGCCGACCCCGTCTTCGAGCACGCCGCCTTCCTCGCGCTCTGGCTCACGCGCTTCGTCCTCCCGGGCCACCCGGAGTCCACCATGCGCCAGGCCGTTTTCCCCATCGCCGTCCGCCTCGCGCGCGGGGAACGCGTCGCCCTCGCCCCCGCCGTCCTCGCCTCCATCTACCGGGACCTCCGCGAGATCAAGGCCTTCCTCGGCGCCGCGGGCGCTGCCGCCACTGCAGGCGACGCCGATATGCTCTCCTCCTTATCCGTCTACTCGCCCCTCCACATTCTTCAGCTTTGGATGTGGGAGCGCTTCCCTGCCCTTAGGCCAACAAAGGTGAACCCACTCATGGCGGGCGATCCGCTTGCCGCTCGGTGGCATGATCTGAGCAGGAAGCTGAACCCGGCGCAGATTCGTAATGCCCTCAACGCAGGATACAACTTTGTGTGGCAGCCTTATGTCAGCTCCATGGAGCACACTGGGTGGGTTCACAGCAGTGATCTAGCCGGGAATGATGAACTGACATCGCTCGCACATTTCTTGCACCCCTGTGAGCTCGTGGGGATGGATTGCATTGAGCAGTACCTCCCGCACCGCGTCGCCAGACAGTTTGGACTGGACCAAGATGTGCCTGGGGATGTTCGCCGTGCCAGCCAGGATTGGGTGTTTGCTTGGCAGACCTACCAGCTGGAGGGTAAGAATGTGGCTTTTTTCATCCCTCACTCTGAACCTGGGATCACAGCACGGTATGCACAATGGTGGAGGGAGCAACTTCTGCCTTCTCACATTGATGCTGCTGCAGCAAGTGCTCCAGTAGAGTGGAAGCCTTCCAAGCGCAAGGTGAAAAAGACACCAGCGGCCATGGAAGCTGAGGCTGAGAAGGAGCGGAGGATGAAGAAGGCCCGTGTCTCTCCTACCACTGACAAAAAGCGCAAACTTGAAGAGTTGTATGATACTAAGTTGTCGGATTGGCTTCCAACTGCGAGGAATGAGATTAGTGACACCACTAGTGACATGGGATCGGAGGAGGCCTTGTTGCCTAATGTTGGAACGACCAATGATGATATTGTGCTACTTACGCCAAGGAAGCAGACAACAACTGCACCTGTAACAGCATTGATGGATAATGACATGACCCTGGCTCTAGGAGAGAGAGGAAACTTCATGGTTGATGAGCCTCCAGACATCCCAAGTGAACCTGAAGCTGGTGTCCCTGCAACGCTGGAGGAGGAAATAGTTAAAATTCCTGTGGTTACATCTCTTGATATCCCAGATAAGCCAGAAGAAGGAGCCACTGCAGTAATGGAGGAGCAGAAGGAAGCTACTAGTGTATCTGATAGATCTGTAGAAGTTAGTGCTCCGGTCATAGAAGAAGTAGAAGAAAAGGTTGCAATAGAGGGAGCTATTTGTGTTACAGGGATGAATCCATCAGGAAACAACACAACATTTGTAATGGAGGCAGATGAAAGAAATACAGTTCCAAAGGAATTTGGAAGGGCTGCCGAGGAAGCAACTGAAGCTGTGCCACAGAGCCAGCATGAAGTTGATGCAGGTGTTATGAACAATTCTCATGATGCGGTGGCTTTACCTGAGGAGGCCGCTCCAGTTCAGTCTACAGATGATTCTGCTGGATGTCCTGTGGTATCTCACATAATGGAAGATAGTAATGTTGCTGGCGACTCGGGCAAAAATGATTATGAAAGTACATCTTGTGATTTTGTTAAGGAACAGAAGGAGATTCCTTGTGTAGAAGAGATTGCTGGAGAAAACAGTCGAATGggtgagaaagagagagaggaaacCTCCCATGAATCTCCTCAACTAGAGATAGTAGAATGTGTGCAAGACATCGTTCTTGTGGAAACAGAATGTGATGTTGAGCAAAAGATAGTTCATCCAGCAGTGGAGGATGTAGCAACTTCCAATAGTATGAGTCCAGCTCTCCTGGGTGTTCCTGAACCAGAAAATGCAGAACTCAATAAACATTCTTATCTAGCAAATAAAGATGCAGAAGATATACCCATTGAAGTTGCACAAGGAGAAGAAGCAGAACTGGGACAAATTAGTACTTCAGCAAAGGGAGGTGCCGAGGAGCATGAGGAATTTTCTGAAGTCGATCACATGGGCATAGCAGATGCTCAGTTGCATTTACACTTAGATTCTGAGGTGCCTGAGAAAATTGATGAAGTAGAGCTTAAAGAAGTCGATGGTACTATGAGACTAACTAGGAGAGATTCTGATAAGAAGCTTGGAGATGTCCCTGAAGTTGGGTACGCAGAAAATGAAAACATCAGGGGGCTGGTAGTGAATACAAGTGATAGGAAACCTTCAGAAGTCTCCCAAGCCGAGCCTGCAAAAATGGAAGATTCTAAGGATTTCACGGAAGAGGATACAGACAAATCTGAAAATGTTCCTGGATTAGAATGTACAGGATTGGTGGAAACTCATGGAGATTTGATGAAAGAGGGTACAAATAATAAGTTTGAGAATGTTCCTGAATTAGAAAATACAGGATTGGGAGGAACTCATGGGCCAATAGAGGATACTGATGGTAGATTCAAGGAAATTCATGATGTCAATTCAGAACTGGAAAAATGCAATGTGCATGAGAGTGATATTGATAGATCTGAGGACACAATGCAAATAGATCCACTAACACAGGATGAAGCTAGGTGGCTGGCGAAGGAAGAAACTGAAGATAATACTACAGAAGTTCAAGAAGTAAAGTCTGAACATTTAAGAAATGAGGCACCGATTCAGGAGGATACCAAGGAAAAGTCCTGTGCTGATAGCATGGATCTATCAGAGAATGTTGTAGATCGCTCCAAAGAGGTTGATAAATTGAAACAATTAGAAGAAGAGGGTTGCCAGGTGTTAATGGAGAAAGACATGGAGAATACTAGTGATGCTTTTGTACTAGAACAGACAGAAGATGGACACAGAAAATCATTGATAGAGACAAGTATAAATAACCATAATGAAATTACTCTAGTCGAGCAGTTGGACGGACAAAGCGAGAGACTTACAAGGACAGGTACTGAGGAAATTCATGGAGAAACCATTAAAGCACAAGAAAAGGAGTTTTATAAGGATGTGGCAGAAGATTCAAATGACTCAACCAATGATAAGGATGTCATAGAAGATTCAAATAATTCAATCAATGCTGAGGTGCCATGTAGTTCAGCTACTGTACAGTTAAAAGAAGATAAGATGGAAGTTATTCATGAAGGCAAGATTGAGGAGCCATGTGTTCAGGATGTTGAACTGATTAATCAGAGGGAACCATCATCTGATGCAACTGCTATGGAGTTTGAG GCAGTGGCTCTGGAACAGGACAGCAGAATCATACGCAAGAACATGGAGGCAACAACAGTGGAAGGCAGCCACATGCTGGATAGTGGACTAAATTCTGAGCTAGACAATGTTGATGAAACTCACGCTGCACGGGAAATTAAAAACCAGGAAATTTTGGACGTGGACACG CAAGTAGCAATGGATGAAAAACAAGATCTACAAGCGGTAACTGGAAATGACAAAAtgaatatatcagaagatacaGGTAGGAGTGTTTGTGGTGAATATCAAATTAACTCAACTGGTACAGAGGATGTCAAGTCTATCAAAGGATTACAGAACCAAGAAAGTTTGGACCAGAAAGAA CAATTAGCAAGGGAGGAAAGACTTAATTTAGGAACTACAACTGAAAATAACAGAATGAATATCTTAGAAGATGCAGACGTTCTTGTCTGTGGGCAATATCAAAATGGTCCAACTCATACCAAGGTCAAGCCTACCAAAGAAATACAAAACCAAGAACTTTTGAATGACAAAGAA GACCAGGTAATGGATGGAAGAGTGGAGTGTGAAGTAACAGATGGAAGTGGAGTATCCTATGAAGAGGCCTGTAAGCTTGGTGGTGATGGAGTAAATACCTCTGGAGTTGCAGTGGATGTTAGTGATCCAGTGCTAAACAAGGAAGGCTGCAACACAGAGGAG TTGCAGGCAAGGGAGGATAAGCAGCACCATGGAGTTGGACACACAAATGAGAAGAGGATTTTGGAAGACACTAGTATGATTGATACTGGTGAATTGAAATCTGATTCAACTGTTATGGAGGTTAGCATGGCTGGGTTAAGAGAGGGAACACTCAACCAGTGTGCTGCAAGTTTGGAGAAG TCACAGGAAGAGGCAGTGCAGGAGAAGCATGATCAGGGAGTGGTAGATGAAAACACAAACGGAGGTTCAGCTGACATTGATGCACTTGAATGTGAAGGAGTGAATCCTGATGTGGCCATGAAAATGTTTCATGAAACTATTCTTACAACAGAAGCTGTCAATGTAGCTGGGTCCAAAATTTCATCTGAGAACAGGCAAAAGGAAGCAACCTTTGAAGAACCCTCTATAACAGAAGTTGAAGGTTCTGAATCAAATGAATCTGCAAGAAAGGAGCCTGAAGGAGCTCTTCCACAAGAGCCTGGAAACCTGGTAAAAATTAAGCAGGAAAGTTTGGAGAATGGAACTGAGATGTCCATTTTTAGTGAGAATGACAAAGCTTCTGAAAAACATCAGACCTCAGCAGAGTTTATAATTGCTCCTTCAAGTATGGATGAACAGGGTGATAATGATATTGGATGGCCTGATGAATCAGCAAAAGGCTGCGAAAAGTTAACTTCTGATTCAATAAACACAGTTCGCTCCATCAAATTTGGCAAGCCAAGTAGTGAAGAGGTTAAGAGAACACAGAGCACCAGGTCTATGTATCTAAAAGATATCAAGGAATCATTGGGTAGAATTCGTGCTGAACCATCAAACAGGGTACATACAACCAGTGTTGGGTATCACTCTCGGCACACAGTTCAGGATCCAATTTCATCTTGCAAGGAGATCAAAGTGCCTTTGCGAGACAGTGCACGGGATTTTGGAAGGGACCGTGCACTAGAGTTAGTGGCTACAAGTCCACAAGAAGAGACTCCTCGATGGAGGCAAGAACAATATGCACTTCAAATTTTAGAAGATGTTCAAAATTCTCGACTTGCTGAGAAATCTAGGATGGAAATGGAGGTGAGAGTACTAAAGGCGCAAATTAGTAGCATGGAGAGACAAGTGATGAACTTGGATCACATCTCTGATGTAAAGTCCAGATCTAGTTTGAACCAACAAATGCTACATTTGCACAAACCATCCTTCTAA